A DNA window from Ornithinimicrobium humiphilum contains the following coding sequences:
- a CDS encoding lipid II:glycine glycyltransferase FemX, translated as MPVLDLADPAAVDRYSAFVRSHPHRSITQDLRWGIVKDDWGQEAVYVEEGGQIVAAMTLLVRRLPGGFSVLYAPRGPLVDWSDPAMVHRLLEEARPLVRRHRAVMTKFDPEVPFTPELDRWLRDQPGWVVKNVGAGKDDLVQPRYCMIVSLRDADGAQLEEEALLAKYDGKARNRVRTGRKKGVVTYADDTEQGLRTFHEIYSYMARRNEITARQLPYFHRMREAFGDRMRVTLARHEDDVLAASVTVDYEGKLYYLYAGSNDLKRNLAPNQVMNHELMVWGLERGAESYDMGGVFELDNSDGLYLFKKAFCKADGGATEFIGEVDVVHNQALYAVLARLVPRVQRARRDVAGRLSRLRKRRSSQEG; from the coding sequence GTGCCCGTCCTCGACCTCGCCGACCCCGCCGCCGTCGACCGCTACAGCGCGTTCGTGCGCAGCCACCCGCACCGGTCCATCACCCAGGACCTGCGGTGGGGCATCGTCAAGGACGACTGGGGCCAGGAGGCCGTCTACGTCGAGGAGGGCGGGCAGATCGTCGCCGCCATGACGCTGCTCGTCCGCCGGCTCCCCGGGGGCTTCTCGGTGCTCTACGCCCCGCGCGGGCCGCTCGTCGACTGGTCCGACCCCGCGATGGTCCACCGCCTGCTCGAGGAGGCGCGCCCGCTCGTGCGCAGGCACCGGGCCGTGATGACGAAGTTCGACCCGGAGGTGCCTTTCACCCCCGAGCTCGACCGCTGGCTGCGCGACCAGCCCGGCTGGGTCGTCAAGAACGTCGGCGCCGGCAAGGACGACCTCGTCCAGCCGCGCTACTGCATGATCGTCTCGCTGCGGGACGCCGACGGCGCCCAGCTCGAGGAGGAGGCGCTGCTCGCCAAGTACGACGGCAAGGCCCGCAACCGGGTGCGCACCGGTCGCAAGAAGGGGGTCGTCACCTACGCGGACGACACCGAGCAGGGCCTGCGCACCTTCCACGAGATCTACTCCTACATGGCGCGACGCAACGAGATCACGGCGCGGCAGCTGCCCTACTTCCACCGGATGCGCGAGGCCTTCGGCGACCGGATGCGGGTCACGCTGGCCCGCCACGAGGACGACGTGCTGGCGGCGTCGGTCACGGTCGACTACGAGGGCAAGCTCTACTACCTCTACGCCGGCTCCAACGACCTCAAGCGCAACCTGGCGCCCAACCAGGTCATGAACCACGAGCTCATGGTGTGGGGGCTGGAGCGCGGCGCCGAGTCCTACGACATGGGCGGCGTCTTCGAGCTCGACAACTCCGACGGGCTCTACCTCTTCAAGAAGGCCTTCTGCAAGGCCGACGGCGGGGCGACGGAGTTCATCGGCGAGGTGGATGTGGTCCACAACCAGGCCCTGTATGCCGTGCTCGCGCGGCTCGTGCCCCGCGTCCAGCGCGCCCGCCGCGACGTCGCCGGTCGCCTCTCGCGGCTGCGCAAGCGCCGCTCCTCCCAGGAGGGCTGA
- a CDS encoding A/G-specific adenine glycosylase, whose protein sequence is MRPAPTAGVLHELVLPWYAEQQRDLPWRRPDRSPWGVLVSEVMLQQTPVARVLPVWERWMELWPAPADLAAASPGDAVREWGRLGYPRRALRLHAAATAIRDLHGGAVPDAEETLRTLPGVGDYTAAAVAAFAFGRRATVVDTNVRRVHARAVTGAALPAPSLTRAEVALATSLLPDDDAEAAVWHVAVMELGALVCTARAPRCGACPVATVCAWRLAGSPAHDGPPRRGQRWEGTDRQCRGRMVQLLREAPGPVEGERLRAVWPDEAQRDRCLDALVADGLVEPLEGDRYRLPV, encoded by the coding sequence GTGCGGCCCGCCCCGACGGCCGGGGTGCTGCACGAGCTCGTGCTGCCCTGGTACGCCGAGCAGCAGCGCGACCTCCCCTGGCGCCGCCCCGACCGCTCCCCGTGGGGCGTGCTCGTCTCCGAGGTGATGCTCCAGCAGACCCCGGTCGCGCGCGTGCTGCCCGTCTGGGAGCGCTGGATGGAGCTGTGGCCCGCCCCCGCCGACCTCGCCGCAGCCTCCCCCGGCGACGCCGTCCGCGAGTGGGGCCGCCTGGGCTACCCGCGCCGGGCGCTGCGGCTGCACGCCGCGGCCACCGCGATCCGCGACCTCCACGGCGGCGCGGTCCCCGACGCGGAGGAGACGCTGCGCACCCTGCCGGGCGTCGGCGACTACACCGCGGCCGCCGTCGCCGCCTTCGCCTTCGGCCGCCGCGCCACCGTCGTCGACACGAACGTGCGCCGGGTCCACGCCCGGGCCGTCACCGGTGCGGCGCTCCCCGCACCCTCGCTCACCCGGGCCGAGGTGGCGCTCGCGACCTCGCTGCTGCCGGACGACGACGCGGAGGCGGCGGTCTGGCACGTCGCGGTCATGGAGCTCGGCGCACTGGTCTGCACCGCGCGGGCCCCGCGCTGCGGCGCGTGCCCGGTGGCGACGGTCTGCGCCTGGCGCCTGGCCGGCTCCCCCGCCCACGACGGCCCGCCGCGTCGGGGGCAGCGCTGGGAGGGCACCGACCGGCAGTGCCGCGGGCGGATGGTGCAGCTGCTGCGCGAGGCTCCGGGACCGGTCGAGGGCGAGCGGCTGCGGGCGGTCTGGCCCGACGAGGCGCAGCGCGACCGCTGCCTGGACGCCCTCGTGGCCGACGGACTGGTCGAGCCCCTCGAGGGCGACCGCTACCGGCTGCCGGTCTAG
- the disA gene encoding DNA integrity scanning diadenylate cyclase DisA, with amino-acid sequence MLRGTLAAVAPGTDLHDGLERILRGRTGALVVLGSDRTVESICTGGFELDVEFSATRLRELAKMDGAIVLNREGTRILRAATQLVPDPTIETVESGTRHRTAERVAKQTGMPVISVSQSMAIIAVYVRSIRHVLQPRTQVLAQANQALQTLERYRARLDEVTSSLSALEIEDLVTIREVAAVLQRLEMVRRISGEIEQYVVELGVDGRLVNLQLEELTGGIGRDRELVIRDYAAAADATRDPADVLDSLAALDGAELLDLGAVARCLGITVIGDGMDHHSLTPSGYRLLHRIPRLPGAIVDRLVEHFGNFQALLSAGLDELMEVDGVGEARAKAVREGLSRLAESSILERYS; translated from the coding sequence ATGCTGCGCGGCACGCTGGCCGCTGTGGCTCCCGGCACCGACCTCCACGACGGGCTCGAACGCATCCTGCGCGGGCGCACCGGCGCCCTCGTCGTCCTGGGCAGCGACCGCACGGTCGAGTCGATCTGCACCGGCGGCTTCGAGCTCGACGTCGAGTTCTCCGCCACCCGGCTGCGCGAGCTGGCCAAGATGGACGGCGCCATCGTCCTCAACCGCGAGGGCACCCGCATCCTGCGGGCCGCGACCCAGCTGGTGCCCGACCCCACGATCGAGACCGTCGAGAGCGGCACCCGGCACCGCACCGCCGAGCGCGTGGCCAAGCAGACCGGTATGCCGGTGATCTCGGTGAGCCAGTCGATGGCGATCATCGCCGTCTACGTCCGCTCGATCCGCCACGTCCTCCAGCCGCGCACCCAGGTGCTGGCCCAGGCCAACCAGGCGCTGCAGACGCTGGAGCGCTACCGCGCCCGCCTCGACGAGGTCACCTCCTCGCTGTCCGCCCTCGAGATCGAGGACCTGGTCACCATCCGCGAGGTCGCCGCCGTCCTGCAGCGCCTCGAGATGGTGCGCCGGATCAGCGGCGAGATCGAGCAGTACGTCGTCGAGCTCGGCGTCGACGGACGCCTGGTCAACCTGCAGCTCGAGGAGCTCACCGGCGGCATCGGCCGCGACCGCGAGCTCGTCATCCGCGACTACGCGGCGGCGGCCGACGCGACCCGCGACCCCGCCGATGTCCTCGACTCCCTGGCGGCCCTCGACGGAGCCGAGCTGCTCGACCTCGGCGCGGTCGCCCGCTGCCTGGGCATCACGGTCATCGGCGACGGCATGGACCACCACAGCCTCACCCCCTCGGGCTACCGGCTGCTGCACCGCATCCCCCGCCTGCCGGGGGCGATCGTCGACCGGCTCGTCGAGCACTTCGGCAACTTCCAGGCGCTCCTGTCGGCCGGGCTCGACGAGCTCATGGAGGTCGACGGCGTCGGCGAGGCCCGTGCCAAGGCGGTCCGCGAGGGCCTGTCGCGGCTCGCCGAGTCCTCGATCCTGGAGCGCTACTCCTAG
- the radA gene encoding DNA repair protein RadA — MAKNGSRPAYRCSECGWTTVKWVGRCGECQAWGTVEEVGGASAVRTSAVSPARPAVPIGEVDAQTARARSTGVAEFDRVLGGGIVPGAVVLMAGEPGIGKSTLALDVAARAARTGRSVLYVSGEESAAQVKLRAERIGAVADTLYLASETDLGTVLGQIEQTGPDLLVVDSVQTIASADVEGAPGNVGQVREVAGALIQAAKSRSTAAILIGHVTKDGAIAGPRVLEHLVDVVVQFEGERHSRLRLVRAVKNRFGPTDEVGCFDLGDSGINGLADPSGLFLTSRDRPVPGTCVTVTLEGRRPLVAELQALVTQSSAGSARRTTSGLDSSRLAMVLAVLGQRAGVPVADQDCYASTVGGVRLTEPAADLALALALTSARAGVALRTGTIAVGEVGLAGDLRPVTGLPRRLAEAARIGFTEAIVPSGSLSEGAPPRGMRVHEVPTLADAVLVVVQATEARGAAPVVTNA; from the coding sequence GTGGCGAAGAACGGGAGCAGACCGGCCTACCGGTGCAGCGAGTGCGGCTGGACGACCGTCAAGTGGGTCGGCCGCTGCGGCGAGTGCCAGGCGTGGGGCACGGTCGAGGAGGTCGGTGGGGCGTCCGCGGTGCGCACCAGCGCCGTGTCCCCCGCGCGCCCCGCGGTGCCGATCGGCGAGGTCGACGCCCAGACCGCCCGCGCCCGCTCCACCGGGGTGGCCGAGTTCGACCGGGTGCTGGGCGGCGGCATCGTCCCCGGCGCGGTCGTGCTCATGGCCGGCGAGCCGGGCATCGGCAAGTCCACGCTGGCCCTCGACGTGGCGGCGCGCGCGGCCCGCACCGGCCGGTCGGTCCTCTACGTCTCGGGCGAGGAGTCGGCGGCCCAGGTCAAGCTGCGGGCCGAGCGGATCGGCGCGGTGGCGGACACCCTCTACCTCGCGTCCGAGACCGACCTCGGCACCGTGCTGGGCCAGATCGAGCAGACCGGTCCCGACCTGCTCGTCGTCGACTCCGTGCAGACCATCGCCTCGGCCGACGTCGAGGGCGCCCCCGGCAACGTCGGCCAGGTGCGCGAGGTCGCCGGGGCGCTCATCCAGGCCGCCAAGTCGCGCAGCACCGCCGCGATCCTCATCGGCCACGTCACCAAGGACGGCGCGATCGCCGGGCCGCGGGTGCTCGAGCACCTGGTCGACGTCGTCGTGCAGTTCGAGGGCGAGCGCCACTCGCGGCTGCGGCTGGTGCGGGCGGTGAAGAACCGCTTCGGCCCGACCGACGAGGTCGGCTGCTTCGACCTCGGCGACTCCGGCATCAACGGGCTGGCCGACCCCAGCGGGCTCTTCCTCACCAGCCGCGACCGGCCGGTGCCGGGCACCTGCGTGACGGTGACCCTGGAGGGGCGTCGCCCGCTCGTGGCCGAGCTGCAGGCGCTCGTGACGCAGTCCTCCGCCGGCTCGGCCCGGCGGACGACGAGCGGGCTCGACTCCTCCCGGCTGGCCATGGTGCTCGCGGTGCTCGGCCAGCGCGCCGGGGTGCCGGTGGCCGACCAGGACTGCTACGCCTCCACCGTCGGCGGGGTGCGGCTGACCGAGCCGGCCGCCGACCTGGCGCTCGCCCTCGCCCTGACGAGCGCCCGCGCGGGCGTGGCCCTGCGGACGGGCACGATCGCCGTCGGCGAGGTGGGGCTGGCCGGTGACCTGCGGCCCGTGACGGGGCTGCCGCGCCGGCTCGCCGAGGCCGCCCGGATCGGCTTCACCGAAGCGATCGTGCCCAGCGGCTCCCTGAGCGAGGGCGCGCCCCCGAGGGGCATGCGGGTGCACGAGGTGCCGACCCTTGCCGACGCCGTCCTGGTCGTGGTGCAGGCCACCGAGGCCCGCGGCGCCGCGCCCGTGGTCACGAACGCGTAA
- a CDS encoding Ppx/GppA phosphatase family protein, with the protein MRLGVIDVGSNTVHLLVVDAHPGAHPRPDYSHSVTLRLAEHLTPEGDISSEGADILARFVTDCTEVAESRGVAELMGFATSAIRDAGNTEEVLAQVASRSGVDLQVLPGDDEARVTFLAARRWFGWSAGRLLLVDIGGGSLEMAVGLDEEPDVAVSLPLGAGRLTRELRGDPPDAAQLKDLRRRVRSEIATVQPTLARAGEPQLAVGTSKTIRSLARICGAAPRAEGPYAPRTLSREDLTDLVPRLSRMGAAERADLPGVSEARAPQLLAGAVVVEAALDLLGVDTLTICPWALREGLILRFLDGLPE; encoded by the coding sequence ATGCGCCTCGGTGTGATCGACGTCGGCTCCAACACCGTGCACCTGCTGGTGGTCGACGCGCACCCGGGCGCCCACCCGCGGCCTGACTACTCACACAGCGTGACGCTCCGGCTCGCCGAGCACCTGACCCCGGAGGGCGACATCTCGTCCGAGGGTGCCGACATCCTCGCCCGCTTCGTCACCGACTGCACGGAGGTCGCGGAGAGCCGCGGGGTGGCCGAGCTCATGGGCTTCGCGACCAGCGCGATCCGCGACGCGGGCAACACCGAGGAGGTCCTGGCCCAGGTGGCCTCCCGTTCCGGGGTCGACCTGCAGGTGCTGCCCGGCGACGACGAGGCGCGGGTGACCTTCCTCGCCGCCCGCCGCTGGTTCGGCTGGTCGGCCGGGCGCCTGCTCCTGGTCGACATCGGCGGCGGCTCCCTGGAGATGGCGGTGGGCCTGGACGAGGAGCCCGACGTGGCGGTGTCCCTGCCGCTGGGCGCCGGCCGTCTCACGCGCGAGCTGCGCGGCGACCCGCCGGACGCGGCCCAGCTCAAGGACCTGCGCCGCCGGGTCCGCTCCGAGATCGCGACCGTCCAGCCCACGCTGGCCCGCGCCGGGGAGCCGCAGCTGGCGGTCGGCACCAGCAAGACGATCCGCTCGCTGGCCCGCATCTGCGGCGCGGCCCCGCGGGCCGAGGGGCCCTATGCGCCCCGCACCCTGAGCCGGGAGGACCTGACCGACCTCGTGCCCCGCCTGTCACGCATGGGTGCGGCTGAGCGGGCGGACCTTCCGGGGGTCTCGGAGGCGCGCGCTCCGCAGCTGCTGGCCGGGGCCGTCGTCGTCGAGGCTGCGCTCGACCTCCTCGGGGTGGACACTCTCACCATCTGCCCGTGGGCCCTCCGGGAGGGCCTCATCCTGCGTTTCCTGGACGGACTACCCGAATGA
- a CDS encoding sugar phosphate isomerase/epimerase family protein produces the protein MTDSTSIPVHLSSSSVYPENAAYCFDLAQRLGYDGVEVMVWTDPVTQEAGALKALAELHELQIGAIHAPTLLLAQRLWGWDPWGKIERALDLAGEVGAQCVVVHPPFRWQRGYAEGFVEGVAERQARWGIPLAVENMFPWRSGARAMQAYLPGPDPRDFPYTSVTLDISHAATAGVDAVQLAEDLGDRVTHVHLGDSFGSFMDEHLVPGRGSQPCAEVLQHLVRSNFGGVVTLEVGTRKMRTDDREEALAESLAFAREHLGQHDRPGARSRV, from the coding sequence ATGACAGACAGCACTTCCATCCCGGTGCACCTCTCCTCGTCCTCGGTCTACCCCGAGAACGCCGCCTACTGCTTCGACCTCGCCCAGCGCCTCGGCTACGACGGCGTCGAGGTCATGGTGTGGACCGACCCGGTCACCCAGGAGGCCGGTGCGCTCAAGGCGCTCGCCGAGCTGCACGAGCTGCAGATCGGCGCCATCCACGCCCCCACCCTGCTGCTCGCCCAGCGGCTCTGGGGGTGGGACCCGTGGGGCAAGATCGAGCGTGCGCTCGACCTCGCCGGGGAGGTGGGCGCGCAGTGCGTCGTCGTCCACCCGCCGTTCCGGTGGCAGCGCGGCTACGCGGAGGGCTTCGTCGAGGGCGTCGCCGAGCGGCAGGCCCGCTGGGGCATCCCGCTCGCGGTCGAGAACATGTTCCCGTGGCGCTCCGGCGCCCGGGCCATGCAGGCCTACCTGCCCGGGCCCGACCCCCGCGACTTCCCCTACACCTCGGTCACGCTCGACATCTCCCACGCCGCGACCGCGGGCGTCGACGCCGTGCAGCTGGCGGAGGACCTCGGCGACCGCGTCACGCACGTGCACCTGGGCGACTCCTTCGGCTCGTTCATGGACGAGCACCTCGTGCCCGGCCGCGGCAGCCAGCCCTGCGCGGAGGTGCTCCAGCACCTCGTGCGGAGCAACTTCGGCGGCGTCGTCACCCTCGAGGTCGGCACGCGCAAGATGCGCACCGACGACCGGGAGGAGGCGCTCGCCGAGTCGCTGGCCTTCGCCCGCGAGCACCTGGGCCAGCACGACCGCCCGGGCGCCCGCTCACGCGTCTGA
- a CDS encoding proline dehydrogenase family protein yields MDLADLNPSALMRQTLLGMSRNDQLRQVIEKAPFSRDVVHRFVGGATTEEALRVATELVDTHRLVTVDYLGEDTVDPQMAEHTRDAYLEILARMAEAGLTQDGTVEVSLKLSALGQALGRDGNKIALDNARAICQAAANVGTTVTLDMEDHTTTDLTLSVLHDLRQDWPWVGAVLQSYLYRTEQDCRDLATEGSRVRLCKGTYKEPESVAFQDKTDVDKSYVRCLKILMEGDGYPMVATHDPRLVEIATVLADKADRDADSFEFQMLLGIRPEEQLRLAAIGAKMRVYVPYGDEWYGYLMRRMAERPANLGFFLRGLATKG; encoded by the coding sequence ATGGATCTTGCCGACCTCAACCCGTCCGCCCTCATGCGGCAGACCCTGCTCGGGATGAGCCGAAACGACCAGCTGCGGCAGGTCATCGAGAAGGCGCCGTTCAGCCGTGACGTGGTGCACCGCTTCGTGGGCGGCGCCACCACCGAGGAGGCCCTGCGCGTGGCCACCGAGCTGGTCGACACCCACCGCCTGGTCACCGTCGACTACCTGGGCGAGGACACCGTCGACCCCCAGATGGCCGAGCACACCCGGGACGCCTACCTCGAGATCCTCGCCCGGATGGCCGAGGCCGGCCTGACCCAGGACGGCACCGTCGAGGTCAGCCTCAAGCTCAGCGCCCTCGGCCAGGCCCTCGGGCGCGACGGCAACAAGATCGCCCTCGACAACGCCCGCGCCATCTGCCAGGCGGCGGCCAACGTCGGCACCACGGTCACCCTCGACATGGAGGACCACACCACCACCGACCTGACGCTGTCGGTGCTGCACGACCTGCGCCAGGACTGGCCGTGGGTCGGCGCCGTGCTCCAGAGCTACCTCTACCGGACCGAGCAGGACTGCCGCGACCTCGCCACCGAAGGCTCGCGCGTGCGTCTCTGCAAGGGCACCTACAAGGAGCCCGAGTCGGTCGCCTTCCAGGACAAGACCGACGTCGACAAGTCCTACGTGCGCTGCCTCAAGATCCTCATGGAGGGCGACGGCTACCCGATGGTGGCCACCCACGACCCCCGTCTGGTCGAGATCGCCACCGTGCTGGCCGACAAGGCCGACCGCGACGCGGACTCCTTCGAGTTCCAGATGCTGCTGGGCATCCGCCCCGAGGAGCAGCTGCGGCTGGCCGCCATCGGCGCGAAGATGCGCGTCTACGTGCCCTACGGCGACGAGTGGTACGGCTACCTCATGCGCCGGATGGCCGAGCGCCCGGCCAACCTCGGCTTCTTCCTCCGCGGCCTGGCGACCAAGGGATGA
- the proC gene encoding pyrroline-5-carboxylate reductase has translation MTIALLGAGVMGSTLLAALARSGHDPADLVVADKSPERAGQVADQHGARAASAPDAVAAADVVVLAVKPQDMAELIEQIHDHVRPGTLVVSIAAAITTDWLERRLPEGTSVVRVMPNTPALVDQGMSGMSPGSHCTPEQLEQARTLMASVGRVIVLDESHQDAVTAISGSGPAYIFYVVEAMIEAGVLLGLPRDTATELVVQTLYGAATMIRETGAHPTVLREQVSSPGGTSVSALRALEDHKVRAAFLTAMEAAATRSRQLTPPSD, from the coding sequence ATGACGATCGCGCTCCTGGGCGCAGGGGTCATGGGCAGCACGCTGCTGGCCGCCCTCGCGCGCTCCGGCCACGACCCCGCCGACCTCGTGGTGGCCGACAAGTCGCCCGAGCGGGCCGGGCAGGTCGCCGACCAGCACGGCGCCCGTGCCGCCTCCGCGCCGGACGCCGTGGCCGCGGCCGACGTCGTCGTGCTCGCGGTGAAGCCGCAGGACATGGCCGAGCTCATCGAGCAGATCCACGACCACGTCCGGCCCGGGACGCTGGTGGTCTCGATCGCGGCCGCGATCACCACCGACTGGCTGGAGCGGCGCCTGCCCGAGGGCACCTCCGTCGTGCGGGTCATGCCCAACACCCCCGCGCTGGTCGACCAGGGCATGTCGGGCATGAGCCCGGGCAGCCACTGCACCCCCGAGCAGCTCGAGCAGGCGCGCACCCTGATGGCCAGCGTCGGGCGGGTCATCGTCCTCGACGAGTCCCACCAGGACGCCGTGACCGCGATCAGCGGCAGCGGCCCGGCCTACATCTTCTACGTGGTCGAGGCGATGATCGAGGCCGGCGTCCTGCTGGGGCTGCCGCGCGACACCGCCACCGAGCTGGTCGTCCAGACGCTCTACGGCGCCGCCACGATGATCCGCGAGACCGGGGCCCATCCCACCGTCCTGCGCGAGCAGGTCTCCAGCCCCGGTGGCACGAGCGTCTCGGCGCTGCGCGCGCTGGAGGACCACAAGGTGCGGGCCGCCTTCCTCACCGCGATGGAGGCCGCCGCGACGCGTTCGCGCCAGCTGACCCCGCCCTCGGACTGA
- a CDS encoding GNAT family N-acetyltransferase, whose translation MSEIHVRVLDQDEWATYRDVRLRALRESPEAFVASAEEEEAFADEVWQERMKRSRRVLALDGDEVVGVVSVGTGHRTGIPGAGELFGLWVDPPRRGTGVARKLMEKAAKVGREVGLKQLVYWVGTDNGRAVAFASSFGFRPTDDRRPMRIRGVDEEDADGEEMMMVYPLTDTGGVPTSL comes from the coding sequence ATGAGCGAGATTCACGTGCGCGTCCTCGACCAGGACGAGTGGGCCACCTACCGGGACGTCCGCCTCAGGGCCCTGCGTGAATCACCGGAAGCCTTCGTCGCCTCGGCCGAGGAGGAGGAGGCCTTCGCGGACGAGGTCTGGCAGGAGCGCATGAAGCGGTCCCGTCGGGTGCTGGCGCTGGACGGCGACGAGGTCGTCGGCGTCGTGAGCGTGGGCACCGGCCACCGCACCGGCATCCCGGGCGCCGGTGAGCTCTTCGGTCTCTGGGTCGACCCGCCCCGCCGCGGCACCGGCGTGGCCCGCAAGCTCATGGAGAAGGCCGCCAAGGTCGGCCGTGAGGTGGGCCTCAAGCAACTCGTCTACTGGGTGGGCACCGACAACGGCCGCGCCGTGGCGTTCGCCTCGAGCTTCGGCTTCCGCCCGACCGACGACCGCCGCCCGATGCGCATCCGCGGCGTCGACGAGGAGGACGCCGACGGCGAGGAGATGATGATGGTCTACCCGTTGACCGACACCGGCGGCGTCCCGACCTCCCTCTGA
- a CDS encoding acetoin utilization protein AcuC, whose translation MTATWVMWDERYTAYDFGPGHPMHPSRLDLTHRLADALGLLDHDDVEVRPVEPATDEQLLTVHSPEMIEAVKAASADPAAATGRHGVGTEDTPAFRGMHEASALAVGGTLVAAEAVWAGRARHAVNIGGGLHHAMPTSASGFCVYNDAAVAIHRLLELGARKVLYLDLDVHHGDGVERAFWDEERVMTVSLHETGRALFPGTGFPGDTGGPRAADSAVNVALPPGTGDEGWLRAYQAVVPTIARTFGPDVVVSQHGCDCHYSDPLAHLSVSMEAMATTYAWVRDLAEDVAGGRWVALGGGGYELVDVVPRAWTHLIGVATGRPVDPATPVPQEWLDHVLRTYGRAGPELMGDRDGRPIRYGDWADGYQPEDPVDSAIMATRRAIFPGWGLDPYLD comes from the coding sequence ATGACCGCCACCTGGGTGATGTGGGACGAGCGCTACACGGCCTACGACTTCGGGCCGGGGCACCCCATGCACCCCTCGCGTCTGGACCTCACGCACCGGCTGGCCGACGCCCTGGGGCTGCTCGACCACGACGACGTCGAGGTCCGTCCGGTGGAGCCCGCGACCGACGAGCAGCTGCTCACGGTCCACAGCCCGGAGATGATCGAGGCCGTGAAGGCCGCCTCCGCCGATCCCGCCGCGGCCACCGGCCGGCACGGCGTGGGCACCGAGGACACCCCCGCCTTCCGGGGCATGCACGAGGCCTCGGCGCTGGCGGTCGGCGGCACGCTCGTGGCCGCCGAGGCGGTGTGGGCGGGCCGCGCCCGCCACGCGGTCAACATCGGTGGCGGCCTGCACCACGCGATGCCCACCTCCGCCAGCGGGTTCTGCGTCTACAACGACGCCGCCGTGGCGATCCACCGGCTCCTCGAGCTCGGCGCCCGCAAGGTGCTCTACCTCGACCTGGACGTCCACCACGGCGACGGGGTGGAGCGCGCCTTCTGGGACGAGGAGCGCGTCATGACGGTCTCCCTGCACGAGACCGGCCGCGCCCTCTTCCCCGGCACCGGCTTCCCGGGCGACACCGGGGGCCCTCGCGCGGCCGACTCCGCCGTCAACGTGGCGCTGCCGCCCGGCACCGGTGACGAGGGGTGGCTGCGCGCCTACCAGGCCGTGGTCCCCACGATCGCCCGCACCTTCGGCCCCGACGTGGTCGTGAGCCAGCACGGCTGCGACTGCCACTACTCCGACCCGCTGGCCCACCTGAGCGTGTCCATGGAGGCGATGGCCACCACCTACGCCTGGGTCCGCGACCTGGCCGAGGACGTCGCGGGCGGTCGCTGGGTCGCCCTCGGGGGCGGTGGCTACGAGCTCGTCGACGTCGTGCCCCGCGCCTGGACCCACCTCATCGGTGTCGCGACCGGTCGGCCGGTCGACCCGGCCACGCCCGTGCCGCAGGAGTGGCTCGACCACGTGCTGCGCACCTACGGCCGTGCGGGGCCCGAGCTCATGGGCGACCGTGACGGCCGCCCCATCCGCTACGGCGACTGGGCCGACGGCTACCAGCCCGAGGACCCCGTGGACTCGGCGATCATGGCCACCCGCCGCGCCATCTTCCCGGGATGGGGGCTCGACCCCTACCTCGACTAG
- a CDS encoding helix-turn-helix domain-containing protein: MRPMAEERQLAEMTFMTVAEVAAVMRVSKMTVYRLVHSGELPAVRVGRSFRVPEKAVHDYLDESYHGTA, encoded by the coding sequence ATGCGTCCTATGGCAGAAGAGCGCCAGCTCGCCGAGATGACGTTCATGACCGTGGCCGAGGTGGCCGCGGTGATGCGCGTGTCCAAGATGACCGTGTACCGCCTGGTGCACTCCGGCGAGCTTCCGGCCGTCCGTGTCGGCCGGTCGTTCAGGGTCCCCGAGAAGGCCGTGCACGACTACCTCGACGAGTCCTACCACGGCACTGCCTGA
- a CDS encoding 30S ribosomal protein bS22 has translation MGSVIKKRRKRMAKKKHRKLLRKTRHQRRNKK, from the coding sequence ATGGGCTCTGTGATCAAGAAGCGCCGCAAGCGGATGGCCAAGAAGAAGCACCGCAAGCTGCTGCGCAAGACGCGTCACCAGCGTCGCAACAAGAAGTGA
- a CDS encoding glutaredoxin family protein encodes MTWLSRLRGASRRDVPEADVVVVSRRGCHLCSEMEQVVAGVLASPARGARAGRLRVLDLDELGREDPQALQRWTTQVPVLLVDGREVARWRVSADEVREALRR; translated from the coding sequence ATGACGTGGCTGTCCCGGCTGCGCGGAGCGTCCCGGCGGGACGTCCCCGAGGCCGACGTCGTCGTCGTGTCCCGGCGGGGCTGCCACCTGTGCTCCGAGATGGAGCAGGTGGTCGCCGGCGTGCTCGCCTCGCCCGCCCGCGGGGCGCGCGCCGGACGGCTGCGCGTCCTCGACCTGGACGAGCTCGGCCGGGAGGACCCGCAGGCCCTGCAGCGGTGGACGACGCAGGTCCCGGTGCTGCTCGTCGACGGCCGCGAGGTCGCCCGCTGGCGGGTGTCCGCGGACGAGGTCCGCGAGGCCCTGCGGAGGTGA